The following are from one region of the Prionailurus bengalensis isolate Pbe53 chromosome A2, Fcat_Pben_1.1_paternal_pri, whole genome shotgun sequence genome:
- the SSBP4 gene encoding single-stranded DNA-binding protein 4 isoform X6 — MYAKGGKGSAVPSDSQAREKLALYVYEYLLHVGAQKSAQTFLSEIRWEKNITLGEPPGFLHSWWCVFWDLYCAAPDRREACEHSNEAKAFQDYSSVAAPSPVMGSMAPNDAMAAGPMAPGFFQGPPDSQQSPHNPNAPMMGPHVQPFMSPRFPGGPRPALRMPSQPPVGLPGSQPLLPGAMEPSPRAQGHPSMGPMQRVTPPRGMAGVGPQSYGGGMRPPPNSLAGPGLPTMNMGPGVRGPWASPSGNSIPYSSSSPGSYTGPPGGGGPPGTPIMPSPGDSTNSSENMYTIMNPIGPGAGRANFPLGPGPEGPMAAMSAMEPHHVNGSLGSGDMDGLPKSSPGAVAGLSNAPGTPRDDGEMAAAGTFLHPFPSESYSPGMTMSV; from the exons ATGTACGCCAAGGGGGGCAAGGGCTCGGCCGTGCCCTCCGACAGCCAGGCCCGCGAGAA GTTGGCACTCTATGTATACGAGTACCTGTTGCACGTTGGTGCCCAGAAGTCAGCCCAGACCTTTCTGTCCGAG ATCCGATGGGAGAAGAACATTACGCTGGGGGAGCCCCCAGGGTTCCTGCATTCCTGGTGGTG CGTGTTCTGGGACTTGTACTGTGCAGCACCTGACCGCAGAGAGGCGTGTGAGCACTCAAATGAGGCCAAGGCCTTCCAGGACTAC AGCTCTGTAGCGGCCCCTAGTCCAGTGATGGGGAGCATGGCCCCCAACGACGCAATGGCAGCGGGCCCCATGGCACCCGGCTTCTTCCAG GGCCCCCCCGACTCCCAGCAGTCCCCCCACAACCCCAACGCCCCCATGATGGGGCCTCACGTTCAG CCCTTCATGTCACCGCGGTTCCCAGGGGGCCCCCGGCCCGCCCTGCGGATGCCGAGTCAG CCTCCGGTGGGCCTCCccggctcccagcccctcctccctggcGCCATGGAACCCTCCCCGCGTGCTCAGG GGCATCCCAGCATGGGCCCGATGCAGAGGGTGACACCTCCACGGGGCATGGCCGGCGTTGGACCCCAG AGCTATGGAGGTGGCATGCggcccccccccaactctctcgcCGGCCCGGGCCTGCCCACCATGAACAT GGGCCCTGGAGTGCGAGGCCCATGGGCCAGCCCCAGCGGAAACTCG ATCCcctattcctcctcctcccccggcaGCTACACG GGACCCCCAGGAGGAGGCGGGCCCCCTGGAACACCCATCATGCCCAGCCCTGGAG ACTCCACCAACTCCAGCGAGAACATGTACACTATCATGAACCCCATTGGGCCGGGCGCCGGCAGGGCTAAT TTCCCACTTGGCCCTGGTCCGGAGGGCCCCATGGCGGCCATGAGTGCGATGGAGCCTCATCACGTGAACGGATCCCTGG GCTCGGGCGATATGGACGGGTTGCCGAAG AGCTCCCCCGGCGCCGTGGCCGGCCTGAGCAACGCCCCGGGCACCCCGCGGGACGACGGCGAGATGGCGGCCGCCGGGACCTTCCTGCACCCGTTCCCGAGCGAAAGC TACTCGCCGGGGATGACCATGAGCGTGTGA
- the SSBP4 gene encoding single-stranded DNA-binding protein 4 isoform X10, whose translation MYAKGGKGSAVPSDSQAREKLALYVYEYLLHVGAQKSAQTFLSEIRWEKNITLGEPPGFLHSWWCVFWDLYCAAPDRREACEHSNEAKAFQDYSSVAAPSPVMGSMAPNDAMAAGPMAPGFFQPPVGLPGSQPLLPGAMEPSPRAQGHPSMGPMQRVTPPRGMAGVGPQSYGGGMRPPPNSLAGPGLPTMNMGPGVRGPWASPSGNSIPYSSSSPGSYTGPPGGGGPPGTPIMPSPGDSTNSSENMYTIMNPIGPGAGRANFPLGPGPEGPMAAMSAMEPHHVNGSLGSGDMDGLPKSSPGAVAGLSNAPGTPRDDGEMAAAGTFLHPFPSESYSPGMTMSV comes from the exons ATGTACGCCAAGGGGGGCAAGGGCTCGGCCGTGCCCTCCGACAGCCAGGCCCGCGAGAA GTTGGCACTCTATGTATACGAGTACCTGTTGCACGTTGGTGCCCAGAAGTCAGCCCAGACCTTTCTGTCCGAG ATCCGATGGGAGAAGAACATTACGCTGGGGGAGCCCCCAGGGTTCCTGCATTCCTGGTGGTG CGTGTTCTGGGACTTGTACTGTGCAGCACCTGACCGCAGAGAGGCGTGTGAGCACTCAAATGAGGCCAAGGCCTTCCAGGACTAC AGCTCTGTAGCGGCCCCTAGTCCAGTGATGGGGAGCATGGCCCCCAACGACGCAATGGCAGCGGGCCCCATGGCACCCGGCTTCTTCCAG CCTCCGGTGGGCCTCCccggctcccagcccctcctccctggcGCCATGGAACCCTCCCCGCGTGCTCAGG GGCATCCCAGCATGGGCCCGATGCAGAGGGTGACACCTCCACGGGGCATGGCCGGCGTTGGACCCCAG AGCTATGGAGGTGGCATGCggcccccccccaactctctcgcCGGCCCGGGCCTGCCCACCATGAACAT GGGCCCTGGAGTGCGAGGCCCATGGGCCAGCCCCAGCGGAAACTCG ATCCcctattcctcctcctcccccggcaGCTACACG GGACCCCCAGGAGGAGGCGGGCCCCCTGGAACACCCATCATGCCCAGCCCTGGAG ACTCCACCAACTCCAGCGAGAACATGTACACTATCATGAACCCCATTGGGCCGGGCGCCGGCAGGGCTAAT TTCCCACTTGGCCCTGGTCCGGAGGGCCCCATGGCGGCCATGAGTGCGATGGAGCCTCATCACGTGAACGGATCCCTGG GCTCGGGCGATATGGACGGGTTGCCGAAG AGCTCCCCCGGCGCCGTGGCCGGCCTGAGCAACGCCCCGGGCACCCCGCGGGACGACGGCGAGATGGCGGCCGCCGGGACCTTCCTGCACCCGTTCCCGAGCGAAAGC TACTCGCCGGGGATGACCATGAGCGTGTGA
- the SSBP4 gene encoding single-stranded DNA-binding protein 4 isoform X9: MYAKGGKGSAVPSDSQAREKLALYVYEYLLHVGAQKSAQTFLSEIRWEKNITLGEPPGFLHSWWCVFWDLYCAAPDRREACEHSNEAKAFQDYSSVAAPSPVMGSMAPNDAMAAGPMAPGFFQPFMSPRFPGGPRPALRMPSQPPVGLPGSQPLLPGAMEPSPRAQGHPSMGPMQRVTPPRGMAGVGPQSYGGGMRPPPNSLAGPGLPTMNMGPGVRGPWASPSGNSIPYSSSSPGSYTGPPGGGGPPGTPIMPSPGDSTNSSENMYTIMNPIGPGAGRANFPLGPGPEGPMAAMSAMEPHHVNGSLGSGDMDGLPKSSPGAVAGLSNAPGTPRDDGEMAAAGTFLHPFPSESYSPGMTMSV; encoded by the exons ATGTACGCCAAGGGGGGCAAGGGCTCGGCCGTGCCCTCCGACAGCCAGGCCCGCGAGAA GTTGGCACTCTATGTATACGAGTACCTGTTGCACGTTGGTGCCCAGAAGTCAGCCCAGACCTTTCTGTCCGAG ATCCGATGGGAGAAGAACATTACGCTGGGGGAGCCCCCAGGGTTCCTGCATTCCTGGTGGTG CGTGTTCTGGGACTTGTACTGTGCAGCACCTGACCGCAGAGAGGCGTGTGAGCACTCAAATGAGGCCAAGGCCTTCCAGGACTAC AGCTCTGTAGCGGCCCCTAGTCCAGTGATGGGGAGCATGGCCCCCAACGACGCAATGGCAGCGGGCCCCATGGCACCCGGCTTCTTCCAG CCCTTCATGTCACCGCGGTTCCCAGGGGGCCCCCGGCCCGCCCTGCGGATGCCGAGTCAG CCTCCGGTGGGCCTCCccggctcccagcccctcctccctggcGCCATGGAACCCTCCCCGCGTGCTCAGG GGCATCCCAGCATGGGCCCGATGCAGAGGGTGACACCTCCACGGGGCATGGCCGGCGTTGGACCCCAG AGCTATGGAGGTGGCATGCggcccccccccaactctctcgcCGGCCCGGGCCTGCCCACCATGAACAT GGGCCCTGGAGTGCGAGGCCCATGGGCCAGCCCCAGCGGAAACTCG ATCCcctattcctcctcctcccccggcaGCTACACG GGACCCCCAGGAGGAGGCGGGCCCCCTGGAACACCCATCATGCCCAGCCCTGGAG ACTCCACCAACTCCAGCGAGAACATGTACACTATCATGAACCCCATTGGGCCGGGCGCCGGCAGGGCTAAT TTCCCACTTGGCCCTGGTCCGGAGGGCCCCATGGCGGCCATGAGTGCGATGGAGCCTCATCACGTGAACGGATCCCTGG GCTCGGGCGATATGGACGGGTTGCCGAAG AGCTCCCCCGGCGCCGTGGCCGGCCTGAGCAACGCCCCGGGCACCCCGCGGGACGACGGCGAGATGGCGGCCGCCGGGACCTTCCTGCACCCGTTCCCGAGCGAAAGC TACTCGCCGGGGATGACCATGAGCGTGTGA
- the SSBP4 gene encoding single-stranded DNA-binding protein 4 isoform X3 yields the protein MYAKGGKGSAVPSDSQAREKLALYVYEYLLHVGAQKSAQTFLSEIRWEKNITLGEPPGFLHSWWCVFWDLYCAAPDRREACEHSNEAKAFQDYSSVAAPSPVMGSMAPNDAMAAGPMAPGFFQGPPDSQQSPHNPNAPMMGPHVQPFMSPRFPGGPRPALRMPSQPPVGLPGSQPLLPGAMEPSPRAQGHPSMGPMQRVTPPRGMAGVGPQSYGGGMRPPPNSLAGPGLPTMNMGPGVRGPWASPSGNSIPYSSSSPGSYTGPPGGGGPPGTPIMPSPGDSTNSSENMYTIMNPIGPGAGRANFPLGPGPEGPMAAMSAMEPHHVNGSLGSGDMDGLPKSSPGAVAGLSNAPGTPRDDGEMAAAGTFLHPFPSESVSDCVDSPPAAASGRRGLAGRPRRGGRGARARP from the exons ATGTACGCCAAGGGGGGCAAGGGCTCGGCCGTGCCCTCCGACAGCCAGGCCCGCGAGAA GTTGGCACTCTATGTATACGAGTACCTGTTGCACGTTGGTGCCCAGAAGTCAGCCCAGACCTTTCTGTCCGAG ATCCGATGGGAGAAGAACATTACGCTGGGGGAGCCCCCAGGGTTCCTGCATTCCTGGTGGTG CGTGTTCTGGGACTTGTACTGTGCAGCACCTGACCGCAGAGAGGCGTGTGAGCACTCAAATGAGGCCAAGGCCTTCCAGGACTAC AGCTCTGTAGCGGCCCCTAGTCCAGTGATGGGGAGCATGGCCCCCAACGACGCAATGGCAGCGGGCCCCATGGCACCCGGCTTCTTCCAG GGCCCCCCCGACTCCCAGCAGTCCCCCCACAACCCCAACGCCCCCATGATGGGGCCTCACGTTCAG CCCTTCATGTCACCGCGGTTCCCAGGGGGCCCCCGGCCCGCCCTGCGGATGCCGAGTCAG CCTCCGGTGGGCCTCCccggctcccagcccctcctccctggcGCCATGGAACCCTCCCCGCGTGCTCAGG GGCATCCCAGCATGGGCCCGATGCAGAGGGTGACACCTCCACGGGGCATGGCCGGCGTTGGACCCCAG AGCTATGGAGGTGGCATGCggcccccccccaactctctcgcCGGCCCGGGCCTGCCCACCATGAACAT GGGCCCTGGAGTGCGAGGCCCATGGGCCAGCCCCAGCGGAAACTCG ATCCcctattcctcctcctcccccggcaGCTACACG GGACCCCCAGGAGGAGGCGGGCCCCCTGGAACACCCATCATGCCCAGCCCTGGAG ACTCCACCAACTCCAGCGAGAACATGTACACTATCATGAACCCCATTGGGCCGGGCGCCGGCAGGGCTAAT TTCCCACTTGGCCCTGGTCCGGAGGGCCCCATGGCGGCCATGAGTGCGATGGAGCCTCATCACGTGAACGGATCCCTGG GCTCGGGCGATATGGACGGGTTGCCGAAG AGCTCCCCCGGCGCCGTGGCCGGCCTGAGCAACGCCCCGGGCACCCCGCGGGACGACGGCGAGATGGCGGCCGCCGGGACCTTCCTGCACCCGTTCCCGAGCGAAAGCGTAAGCGACTGCGTCGACTCCCCCCCCGCGGCGGCGTCGGGCCGGAGGGGCCTGGCGGGCAGGCCCCGGCGGGGCGGCCGGGGGGCCAGAGCAAGACCGTGA
- the SSBP4 gene encoding single-stranded DNA-binding protein 4 isoform X5: protein MYAKGGKGSAVPSDSQAREKLALYVYEYLLHVGAQKSAQTFLSEIRWEKNITLGEPPGFLHSWWCVFWDLYCAAPDRREACEHSNEAKAFQDYSSVAAPSPVMGSMAPNDAMAAGPMAPGFFQPFMSPRFPGGPRPALRMPSQPPVGLPGSQPLLPGAMEPSPRAQGHPSMGPMQRVTPPRGMAGVGPQSYGGGMRPPPNSLAGPGLPTMNMGPGVRGPWASPSGNSIPYSSSSPGSYTGPPGGGGPPGTPIMPSPGDSTNSSENMYTIMNPIGPGAGRANFPLGPGPEGPMAAMSAMEPHHVNGSLGSGDMDGLPKSSPGAVAGLSNAPGTPRDDGEMAAAGTFLHPFPSESVSDCVDSPPAAASGRRGLAGRPRRGGRGARARP from the exons ATGTACGCCAAGGGGGGCAAGGGCTCGGCCGTGCCCTCCGACAGCCAGGCCCGCGAGAA GTTGGCACTCTATGTATACGAGTACCTGTTGCACGTTGGTGCCCAGAAGTCAGCCCAGACCTTTCTGTCCGAG ATCCGATGGGAGAAGAACATTACGCTGGGGGAGCCCCCAGGGTTCCTGCATTCCTGGTGGTG CGTGTTCTGGGACTTGTACTGTGCAGCACCTGACCGCAGAGAGGCGTGTGAGCACTCAAATGAGGCCAAGGCCTTCCAGGACTAC AGCTCTGTAGCGGCCCCTAGTCCAGTGATGGGGAGCATGGCCCCCAACGACGCAATGGCAGCGGGCCCCATGGCACCCGGCTTCTTCCAG CCCTTCATGTCACCGCGGTTCCCAGGGGGCCCCCGGCCCGCCCTGCGGATGCCGAGTCAG CCTCCGGTGGGCCTCCccggctcccagcccctcctccctggcGCCATGGAACCCTCCCCGCGTGCTCAGG GGCATCCCAGCATGGGCCCGATGCAGAGGGTGACACCTCCACGGGGCATGGCCGGCGTTGGACCCCAG AGCTATGGAGGTGGCATGCggcccccccccaactctctcgcCGGCCCGGGCCTGCCCACCATGAACAT GGGCCCTGGAGTGCGAGGCCCATGGGCCAGCCCCAGCGGAAACTCG ATCCcctattcctcctcctcccccggcaGCTACACG GGACCCCCAGGAGGAGGCGGGCCCCCTGGAACACCCATCATGCCCAGCCCTGGAG ACTCCACCAACTCCAGCGAGAACATGTACACTATCATGAACCCCATTGGGCCGGGCGCCGGCAGGGCTAAT TTCCCACTTGGCCCTGGTCCGGAGGGCCCCATGGCGGCCATGAGTGCGATGGAGCCTCATCACGTGAACGGATCCCTGG GCTCGGGCGATATGGACGGGTTGCCGAAG AGCTCCCCCGGCGCCGTGGCCGGCCTGAGCAACGCCCCGGGCACCCCGCGGGACGACGGCGAGATGGCGGCCGCCGGGACCTTCCTGCACCCGTTCCCGAGCGAAAGCGTAAGCGACTGCGTCGACTCCCCCCCCGCGGCGGCGTCGGGCCGGAGGGGCCTGGCGGGCAGGCCCCGGCGGGGCGGCCGGGGGGCCAGAGCAAGACCGTGA
- the SSBP4 gene encoding single-stranded DNA-binding protein 4 isoform X1 yields MYAKGGKGSAVPSDSQAREKLALYVYEYLLHVGAQKSAQTFLSEIRWEKNITLGEPPGFLHSWWCVFWDLYCAAPDRREACEHSNEAKAFQDYSSVAAPSPVMGSMAPNDAMAAGPMAPGFFQPFMSPRFPGGPRPALRMPSQPPVGLPGSQPLLPGAMEPSPRAQGHPSMGPMQRVTPPRGMAGVGPQVRAGSGRGGTPRGLPPTPWPLTALLLPQSYGGGMRPPPNSLAGPGLPTMNMGPGVRGPWASPSGNSIPYSSSSPGSYTGPPGGGGPPGTPIMPSPGDSTNSSENMYTIMNPIGPGAGRANFPLGPGPEGPMAAMSAMEPHHVNGSLGSGDMDGLPKSSPGAVAGLSNAPGTPRDDGEMAAAGTFLHPFPSESVSDCVDSPPAAASGRRGLAGRPRRGGRGARARP; encoded by the exons ATGTACGCCAAGGGGGGCAAGGGCTCGGCCGTGCCCTCCGACAGCCAGGCCCGCGAGAA GTTGGCACTCTATGTATACGAGTACCTGTTGCACGTTGGTGCCCAGAAGTCAGCCCAGACCTTTCTGTCCGAG ATCCGATGGGAGAAGAACATTACGCTGGGGGAGCCCCCAGGGTTCCTGCATTCCTGGTGGTG CGTGTTCTGGGACTTGTACTGTGCAGCACCTGACCGCAGAGAGGCGTGTGAGCACTCAAATGAGGCCAAGGCCTTCCAGGACTAC AGCTCTGTAGCGGCCCCTAGTCCAGTGATGGGGAGCATGGCCCCCAACGACGCAATGGCAGCGGGCCCCATGGCACCCGGCTTCTTCCAG CCCTTCATGTCACCGCGGTTCCCAGGGGGCCCCCGGCCCGCCCTGCGGATGCCGAGTCAG CCTCCGGTGGGCCTCCccggctcccagcccctcctccctggcGCCATGGAACCCTCCCCGCGTGCTCAGG GGCATCCCAGCATGGGCCCGATGCAGAGGGTGACACCTCCACGGGGCATGGCCGGCGTTGGACCCCAGGTGAGGGCAGGGTCCGGGAGAGGGGGTACGCCTCGGGGCCTTCCCCCCACACCTTGGCCACTCACAGCCCTTTTGCTTCCCCAGAGCTATGGAGGTGGCATGCggcccccccccaactctctcgcCGGCCCGGGCCTGCCCACCATGAACAT GGGCCCTGGAGTGCGAGGCCCATGGGCCAGCCCCAGCGGAAACTCG ATCCcctattcctcctcctcccccggcaGCTACACG GGACCCCCAGGAGGAGGCGGGCCCCCTGGAACACCCATCATGCCCAGCCCTGGAG ACTCCACCAACTCCAGCGAGAACATGTACACTATCATGAACCCCATTGGGCCGGGCGCCGGCAGGGCTAAT TTCCCACTTGGCCCTGGTCCGGAGGGCCCCATGGCGGCCATGAGTGCGATGGAGCCTCATCACGTGAACGGATCCCTGG GCTCGGGCGATATGGACGGGTTGCCGAAG AGCTCCCCCGGCGCCGTGGCCGGCCTGAGCAACGCCCCGGGCACCCCGCGGGACGACGGCGAGATGGCGGCCGCCGGGACCTTCCTGCACCCGTTCCCGAGCGAAAGCGTAAGCGACTGCGTCGACTCCCCCCCCGCGGCGGCGTCGGGCCGGAGGGGCCTGGCGGGCAGGCCCCGGCGGGGCGGCCGGGGGGCCAGAGCAAGACCGTGA
- the SSBP4 gene encoding single-stranded DNA-binding protein 4 isoform X8 — translation MYAKGGKGSAVPSDSQAREKLALYVYEYLLHVGAQKSAQTFLSEIRWEKNITLGEPPGFLHSWWCVFWDLYCAAPDRREACEHSNEAKAFQDYSSVAAPSPVMGSMAPNDAMAAGPMAPGFFQPPVGLPGSQPLLPGAMEPSPRAQGHPSMGPMQRVTPPRGMAGVGPQSYGGGMRPPPNSLAGPGLPTMNMGPGVRGPWASPSGNSIPYSSSSPGSYTGPPGGGGPPGTPIMPSPGDSTNSSENMYTIMNPIGPGAGRANFPLGPGPEGPMAAMSAMEPHHVNGSLGSGDMDGLPKSSPGAVAGLSNAPGTPRDDGEMAAAGTFLHPFPSESVSDCVDSPPAAASGRRGLAGRPRRGGRGARARP, via the exons ATGTACGCCAAGGGGGGCAAGGGCTCGGCCGTGCCCTCCGACAGCCAGGCCCGCGAGAA GTTGGCACTCTATGTATACGAGTACCTGTTGCACGTTGGTGCCCAGAAGTCAGCCCAGACCTTTCTGTCCGAG ATCCGATGGGAGAAGAACATTACGCTGGGGGAGCCCCCAGGGTTCCTGCATTCCTGGTGGTG CGTGTTCTGGGACTTGTACTGTGCAGCACCTGACCGCAGAGAGGCGTGTGAGCACTCAAATGAGGCCAAGGCCTTCCAGGACTAC AGCTCTGTAGCGGCCCCTAGTCCAGTGATGGGGAGCATGGCCCCCAACGACGCAATGGCAGCGGGCCCCATGGCACCCGGCTTCTTCCAG CCTCCGGTGGGCCTCCccggctcccagcccctcctccctggcGCCATGGAACCCTCCCCGCGTGCTCAGG GGCATCCCAGCATGGGCCCGATGCAGAGGGTGACACCTCCACGGGGCATGGCCGGCGTTGGACCCCAG AGCTATGGAGGTGGCATGCggcccccccccaactctctcgcCGGCCCGGGCCTGCCCACCATGAACAT GGGCCCTGGAGTGCGAGGCCCATGGGCCAGCCCCAGCGGAAACTCG ATCCcctattcctcctcctcccccggcaGCTACACG GGACCCCCAGGAGGAGGCGGGCCCCCTGGAACACCCATCATGCCCAGCCCTGGAG ACTCCACCAACTCCAGCGAGAACATGTACACTATCATGAACCCCATTGGGCCGGGCGCCGGCAGGGCTAAT TTCCCACTTGGCCCTGGTCCGGAGGGCCCCATGGCGGCCATGAGTGCGATGGAGCCTCATCACGTGAACGGATCCCTGG GCTCGGGCGATATGGACGGGTTGCCGAAG AGCTCCCCCGGCGCCGTGGCCGGCCTGAGCAACGCCCCGGGCACCCCGCGGGACGACGGCGAGATGGCGGCCGCCGGGACCTTCCTGCACCCGTTCCCGAGCGAAAGCGTAAGCGACTGCGTCGACTCCCCCCCCGCGGCGGCGTCGGGCCGGAGGGGCCTGGCGGGCAGGCCCCGGCGGGGCGGCCGGGGGGCCAGAGCAAGACCGTGA
- the SSBP4 gene encoding single-stranded DNA-binding protein 4 isoform X2, translating to MYAKGGKGSAVPSDSQAREKLALYVYEYLLHVGAQKSAQTFLSEIRWEKNITLGEPPGFLHSWWCVFWDLYCAAPDRREACEHSNEAKAFQDYSSVAAPSPVMGSMAPNDAMAAGPMAPGFFQGPPDSQQSPHNPNAPMMGPHVQPFMSPRFPGGPRPALRMPSQPPVGLPGSQPLLPGAMEPSPRAQGHPSMGPMQRVTPPRGMAGVGPQVRAGSGRGGTPRGLPPTPWPLTALLLPQSYGGGMRPPPNSLAGPGLPTMNMGPGVRGPWASPSGNSIPYSSSSPGSYTGPPGGGGPPGTPIMPSPGDSTNSSENMYTIMNPIGPGAGRANFPLGPGPEGPMAAMSAMEPHHVNGSLGSGDMDGLPKSSPGAVAGLSNAPGTPRDDGEMAAAGTFLHPFPSESYSPGMTMSV from the exons ATGTACGCCAAGGGGGGCAAGGGCTCGGCCGTGCCCTCCGACAGCCAGGCCCGCGAGAA GTTGGCACTCTATGTATACGAGTACCTGTTGCACGTTGGTGCCCAGAAGTCAGCCCAGACCTTTCTGTCCGAG ATCCGATGGGAGAAGAACATTACGCTGGGGGAGCCCCCAGGGTTCCTGCATTCCTGGTGGTG CGTGTTCTGGGACTTGTACTGTGCAGCACCTGACCGCAGAGAGGCGTGTGAGCACTCAAATGAGGCCAAGGCCTTCCAGGACTAC AGCTCTGTAGCGGCCCCTAGTCCAGTGATGGGGAGCATGGCCCCCAACGACGCAATGGCAGCGGGCCCCATGGCACCCGGCTTCTTCCAG GGCCCCCCCGACTCCCAGCAGTCCCCCCACAACCCCAACGCCCCCATGATGGGGCCTCACGTTCAG CCCTTCATGTCACCGCGGTTCCCAGGGGGCCCCCGGCCCGCCCTGCGGATGCCGAGTCAG CCTCCGGTGGGCCTCCccggctcccagcccctcctccctggcGCCATGGAACCCTCCCCGCGTGCTCAGG GGCATCCCAGCATGGGCCCGATGCAGAGGGTGACACCTCCACGGGGCATGGCCGGCGTTGGACCCCAGGTGAGGGCAGGGTCCGGGAGAGGGGGTACGCCTCGGGGCCTTCCCCCCACACCTTGGCCACTCACAGCCCTTTTGCTTCCCCAGAGCTATGGAGGTGGCATGCggcccccccccaactctctcgcCGGCCCGGGCCTGCCCACCATGAACAT GGGCCCTGGAGTGCGAGGCCCATGGGCCAGCCCCAGCGGAAACTCG ATCCcctattcctcctcctcccccggcaGCTACACG GGACCCCCAGGAGGAGGCGGGCCCCCTGGAACACCCATCATGCCCAGCCCTGGAG ACTCCACCAACTCCAGCGAGAACATGTACACTATCATGAACCCCATTGGGCCGGGCGCCGGCAGGGCTAAT TTCCCACTTGGCCCTGGTCCGGAGGGCCCCATGGCGGCCATGAGTGCGATGGAGCCTCATCACGTGAACGGATCCCTGG GCTCGGGCGATATGGACGGGTTGCCGAAG AGCTCCCCCGGCGCCGTGGCCGGCCTGAGCAACGCCCCGGGCACCCCGCGGGACGACGGCGAGATGGCGGCCGCCGGGACCTTCCTGCACCCGTTCCCGAGCGAAAGC TACTCGCCGGGGATGACCATGAGCGTGTGA
- the SSBP4 gene encoding single-stranded DNA-binding protein 4 isoform X4 — protein MYAKGGKGSAVPSDSQAREKLALYVYEYLLHVGAQKSAQTFLSEIRWEKNITLGEPPGFLHSWWCVFWDLYCAAPDRREACEHSNEAKAFQDYSSVAAPSPVMGSMAPNDAMAAGPMAPGFFQPFMSPRFPGGPRPALRMPSQPPVGLPGSQPLLPGAMEPSPRAQGHPSMGPMQRVTPPRGMAGVGPQVRAGSGRGGTPRGLPPTPWPLTALLLPQSYGGGMRPPPNSLAGPGLPTMNMGPGVRGPWASPSGNSIPYSSSSPGSYTGPPGGGGPPGTPIMPSPGDSTNSSENMYTIMNPIGPGAGRANFPLGPGPEGPMAAMSAMEPHHVNGSLGSGDMDGLPKSSPGAVAGLSNAPGTPRDDGEMAAAGTFLHPFPSESYSPGMTMSV, from the exons ATGTACGCCAAGGGGGGCAAGGGCTCGGCCGTGCCCTCCGACAGCCAGGCCCGCGAGAA GTTGGCACTCTATGTATACGAGTACCTGTTGCACGTTGGTGCCCAGAAGTCAGCCCAGACCTTTCTGTCCGAG ATCCGATGGGAGAAGAACATTACGCTGGGGGAGCCCCCAGGGTTCCTGCATTCCTGGTGGTG CGTGTTCTGGGACTTGTACTGTGCAGCACCTGACCGCAGAGAGGCGTGTGAGCACTCAAATGAGGCCAAGGCCTTCCAGGACTAC AGCTCTGTAGCGGCCCCTAGTCCAGTGATGGGGAGCATGGCCCCCAACGACGCAATGGCAGCGGGCCCCATGGCACCCGGCTTCTTCCAG CCCTTCATGTCACCGCGGTTCCCAGGGGGCCCCCGGCCCGCCCTGCGGATGCCGAGTCAG CCTCCGGTGGGCCTCCccggctcccagcccctcctccctggcGCCATGGAACCCTCCCCGCGTGCTCAGG GGCATCCCAGCATGGGCCCGATGCAGAGGGTGACACCTCCACGGGGCATGGCCGGCGTTGGACCCCAGGTGAGGGCAGGGTCCGGGAGAGGGGGTACGCCTCGGGGCCTTCCCCCCACACCTTGGCCACTCACAGCCCTTTTGCTTCCCCAGAGCTATGGAGGTGGCATGCggcccccccccaactctctcgcCGGCCCGGGCCTGCCCACCATGAACAT GGGCCCTGGAGTGCGAGGCCCATGGGCCAGCCCCAGCGGAAACTCG ATCCcctattcctcctcctcccccggcaGCTACACG GGACCCCCAGGAGGAGGCGGGCCCCCTGGAACACCCATCATGCCCAGCCCTGGAG ACTCCACCAACTCCAGCGAGAACATGTACACTATCATGAACCCCATTGGGCCGGGCGCCGGCAGGGCTAAT TTCCCACTTGGCCCTGGTCCGGAGGGCCCCATGGCGGCCATGAGTGCGATGGAGCCTCATCACGTGAACGGATCCCTGG GCTCGGGCGATATGGACGGGTTGCCGAAG AGCTCCCCCGGCGCCGTGGCCGGCCTGAGCAACGCCCCGGGCACCCCGCGGGACGACGGCGAGATGGCGGCCGCCGGGACCTTCCTGCACCCGTTCCCGAGCGAAAGC TACTCGCCGGGGATGACCATGAGCGTGTGA